Genomic window (Granulicella arctica):
GCAAGCTTCGATTGTAAGAAGGCGGTGCGGCCTAAGGAGAAGGCGATCTGCGCCGATGCGGACCTCGGCAAGGTCGATGAGGAGGTTGCGGCGGCGTACCGGGTGGCCCGGCGGAAGGTGTCGCCTGCGGCTGCGGCGCTGATGCTGGGGGATCAGCGGGAGTGGCTGCGATGGCTGAGTACGGTGTGCGATGCGGCACGGTCGGTTGATGCGAAGAAGCTGGCGGGGTGCCTGGTGGGGCCGTATCGGGAGCGGGCGGAGGTGCTGGAGAAGGCGGTTTTGAAGCGCGGGGAGACGATGTTCTTCACGCGGACGATGTACCTGGCAGGGGCGGACATGTCGGGTGAGGAGAGTGGCGCGCCGGCGTTTCCGGGCTTCGGAACGATGGAGGCCGATTGGGTGCAGGCGGATTCTGCCGAGGCAGGATGGGGCGTGTGGAACGCGGCGGTGGAGCGGTGGGCGCATGAAGCCTTCGGTGATAAGGGACAACCGTGGCGGAACGAGCAGGCTGCGGGGGCGGACGGGAGCGTCTCGGTGACGCTGGCGCAGATGACGCCTGATCGGGTTTCGGTGCTGGTGGTACAGGACTCCATGGGGCATGGGGCGGCGCATCCGATGGAGTATGCGGAGGAGATTCACTGGCTGTGGAAGGAGCAGCGGGAGCTGCGGGCGGATGATGTCTTTCGAGCGGGGTCAGGATGGAGGCAGGTGATTGCGCGTCGGTGCTGGGCTGCGTTGCAGGAGGAGCCGGGTGCTGATGAACTGCTCATCAAGAGTTCGCATGAGAAGAGTTTTTTGACGCAGGTTGGATCTCCAAGGAACTGGACGCTTGATCGGAAGGGCCTGACGGTGAGCTTTCAGGAGTACTCGGTGTCGCCGCGTGCGGCGCCTGCGCCGGATGTTCTGGTGCCCTGGGCGGCGCTGAAGCCATACGTTGTTCCAGCATTTTTTCCGGTTCGATGACTGCAGGGGACGCGATGGCGTCTTACTTTGTGGAAGTGCGTGGAACGTCCATTGATATACTTGGTGGTTAGGTTTGCCGAGTACGGAAGTTTCGGTGTTTAGCTGCTGAGCATAAGAAGTGAAACGGGTCTTCGATGAGCAATTTTCTTGAGACGATACACTCGCCGGCCGATGTAAAGAAGCTCTCGCTGACGGAGCTCGAGGGTCTTGCTGCGGAGATTCGCGAACGGCTGATCGTGAGTGTAGCGAAGACCGGCGGGCATATTGGGCCAAATCTTGGCGTGGTTGAGCTGACGATTGCGATGCATTACGTGTTCGACACACCTACGGACAGTTTTGTCTTCGATGTGAGCCACCAGGCGTACGTGCATAAGTTGCTGACGGGGCGCGAGAGCCAGTTTCATACGATTCGGCAGCCGGGTGGGTTGAACGGCTTTATGCTGCGGACTGAATCGGAGCATGACAGCTATGGCGCGGGGCATGCCGGGACAGCGTTGAGTGCGGCGCTGGGGATGGCCGTGGCGCGGGATATGTCGGGCGGTAGCGAGCATATCGTGGCGCTGGCGGGGGATGCGGCGTTTACGAACGGGATCTCATTTGAGGCGCTGAACAATATTGCCGCGCAGACGAAGCGTCTGATCGTGGTGCTGAACGACAATGCGTGGTCGATCGACAAGAACGTTGGGGCAATTGCGGAGTACTTCCACAAGATTGTGACGAACCCTACGCTGAACAGCCTGCATGATCGCGCGGCTGGGTTGCTGGAGCGATTTGGCGGCAAGACGGTGCGGCATGTGGCGCGCAAGGCGGAAGAGGCGGCAAAGGGCTTGATCGGTCCGGGCATGTTGTTCGAGGAGTTTGGGCTGAGCTACTTCGGGCCACTCGATGGGCATAATCTGCCGCTGCTGATTGAGACGTTCAAGTTCCTGAAACAGCAGAATAAGCCGGTCGTGCTGCACGCGATTACTCAGAAGGGCAAGGGGTTTGAACCGGCGATCACGATGCAAAAGAAGTTTCACGGGCTGGGGCCTTACGACGCTCAGACCGGTGAGACGAAGCCTGCGGGGCAGAAGACCTATTCAGAGGTCTTTGCGGAGTCGTTGACGAAGCTGGCGAACGGCAACGACAAGGTCGTGGCGATTACGGCGGCGATGCCGAACGGGACCGCGCTTGATCTGTTCCGGCCGCATCATCCAAAGCGGTACTTCGATGTGGGGATTGCGGAAGAGCATGCGGTGATCTTCGCGGCGGGGATGGCAACGAAGGGGTACAAGCCTTTCTGTGCGATCTACTCCACGTTTTTGCAGCGAGCGTTCGATCAGATTGTGCATGATGTTTGTTTGCAGAATCTGCCTGTGGTGTTTTGCATGGATCGCGGTGGGCTGAGTGGCGATGATGGGCCAACACATCATGGGCTATTCGATATCAGCTATCTGCGGAGCGTGCCGAACCTGATCCACATGGTGCCGAAGGACGAGGATGAGTTAGCGGACATGATGTACACGGCGATGCTCCATGAGGGGCCGAGTGCGATTCGGTATCCGCGTGGCGTTGGTCCAGGGACGGTAGTGAAGGCTCAACCGGTGGCGCTGGCGATCGGCAGAGCCGAGGTGATCGCGGAGCCGGAGCATGTTGAGGTAGCTATCTTTGGTCTTGGCGCGATGCTGCCGGAGGCGGTGCGGCTTGCCGCGATGCTCGAGCGTGAGGGGTTCGCGGCGGCGGTGATCAATCCGCGATTTGCGAAGCCAGTTGACCGGGAGTGCGTTGGGGATTTTGGTGGGCGATGTGGGCTGGTCGTGACGCTTGAGGATCATGTGCTCGCTGGAGGTTTTGGGTCTGCGGTATTAGAGACGCTGAACGCTTTGGAGCTTACGGTACCTGTAGTGCGGGTGGGCTGGCCAGATGAGTTTATCGAGCACGGCAAGGTGGAGATACTGCGGGAGAAGTATGGCCTCACGGCTGAGGCGGCGCTTGCAAAGGCGCGGCCTTATCTAGCGGCGATGGAAAGCCGCAAGCTGGCTGTGCGGTAGAGCTTTCCAAAGGCTCAATGCCGATCAATGTGGATCACGCTGATATTTCTTGCAGGAGTTCGGCAGTCCGGCGGTGGCGGAAGGCGAAGGCGCTACGGATCTGACCGCTGACGGCTAACCAGTTGGCGAAGACGCCGAGTGGACCTAGCGGAACCTCGTAGTGAAGATCATCGCGGAGGAGGGTGCCGACTATGTTGTCGCGGGTCTCTGCGGAGACGTGATGGCAGTGATGCCAGTAGGCGAAGGGGCCGGTGAGCTGCAGGTCGCAGAAATGATCGTTCCAGGCGAACTCGTCTATCTCAGCGTCCCACTTGAGGCGGATGGGCGCGAAGGGAACGGGGTGGAAGCTGAGGAGTATCCGGCTGCCTTTGCCCGCGACCGGAGTTCCCGGAATATTTGAAGGGTGTGCGGGGGCGGGTGTCAGCGTGGCTTTGTCGATGCGGGCTTTCTGCCAGTCGGGCATGAGGCGCGGGAGGTTTGCCGGGTCGGAGAAGAAGCGGAAGACGTGTTCGACCGGGTAGGGCAGCCACTGCTCGGATTGGAAGTGATAGCGCATCTTGCTGGTTGGATGCGAATGGTGGCGTGGGGAAGGAAGGCCTGACGCGGATCAGTTCGGATGAACGGATCAAGGCGCGGGATGAGGCAATTGCAGGTGCGACAAAGAAAGCAACGACAACCGCAGGTCCTTCGGCTTCGCTCAGGATGACAGTTTTTTGGGTTGTAAGAAAGATACGGTGATCAGGACTCTTGCGCGACGTGAAACAGGCGCCTCCATAGAGGCGCCTGCGAGAGTACGTAAGGCTGGGGAGGTGTTGCAATTAGGGCATGAGAACGGTGTCGATGATGTGCGCGACGCCGTTCGACTGGAAAACATCTGCAGTGGTGATGGTGGACATACCGCCCTTGGCGTCGGTCAACATGATCGAGGAGCCGGACATGGTAGCGGTGAGATCCTCGCCCTGAACGGTCTTGAGGGTGGCCTTGCCGCCGCCCTTCTTGATCATCTTCATAAGCTGCTTGGAGCTGATCTTGCCCGCTACAACATGGTAGGTGAGGATCTTGGTGAGGGTGTCCTTGCTCTCAGGCTTGACGAGGGTATCGACAGTGCCGGCAGGGAGCTTGGCGAAGGCATCGTTGGTCGGTGCGAAGACGGTGAAGGGGCCGGGGCCGCTGAGCGTCTCAACCAGACCGGCAGCCTTGACGGCGGCAACGAGGGTGGTGAGGTTCGGAGCGGTGGAGGCGTTCTCAACAACAGTCTTGTTGGAGTACATGGGTGCGCCGCCAACCATCGGATCCTTCTGAGCCGAGGCGGACAGGGTTGTGATGGCGAGGGCTGCTACGGCAACTGAGGCGAGAAGCGACTTCTTCATATGGTTTCCTTTTACTTCGGTCGATCTTGGGTCTTGCAAGCTTGGTGATCGCTACCTAACTCGGTCCCCTCTCGGGGCGTTCAGTTCTCTTACGAGACGGAACAGCGACTGGATTGCTTCTACTTACGTGGGATGCGGACGATCTATTTGAGTACTTGGTAGTTCCTCGTTGTGCGGCTGCACAGACAACCATTGCCGATCTGTTGACAGAGTGCACATCGTCTCGGCGTTGACAATTGGGCATGTTCCCCGTCAACTGAAGAGGAATGGATGCCGCAGATAAGCTCGAAGTGCCGAAGCACGATGCAGACTTGCCAACAAGTGACACCCCTCCAACGGCGCATGGTCCTCGTGATCGTGGACTTTGGCTGATCGGCCTCTTCAAGCTGAGCAAGTCAGTATTTTTCTTCGGCCTGGGCATGGGTGCGTTGCACTTCCTGCACAAGGACCTGGGCGATGAGGTGGTGCGACTTGCCGCTGCGTTGAAGTTCGATCCGGAGAGCCGGTTTGTTTCGGTGATGTTGGATAAGGTCGACCTGATCGATGCGCATCGACTGCGGCAGATCAGCCTGGCAACCTTCTCCTATTCGGGACTGGCGCTGACCGAAGGGATTGGGTTGATGCTGGAGAAGGTATGGGCGGAGTACCTGACGCTCATCTTAACGATCTCGTTCCTGCCGTGGGAGCTCTACGAGCTGGCTCGCCGGCCCGACTGGTTTCGCCTCGGACTGCTCGTGATCAACCTCGCGGTGCTGGCGTATATCATCTGGCTGTTGCAGAGAAAGAAGCTGCTGAACGCGACGACTTCCTCGGCTGTGAAATAGCGTTTTCGCTTTTTATTTGCTTTACCAGAGAAGGCTCGTTTTCCACAAGCCCCTGGACCAGCCGAGATAACACTAGATGTAGTGGTCGCCCTAGCGTTCCCCGCAAGTTGACCGGATTTCCACATTTCATTCTGGGAAACTCACAAAGCTTAGCTATTTTTTTCTTTACATGATGGGCGGCAGTCAGGCAGTCTTGGTTTCAGAAGTGGTCTAAAGTGGAGTGAAGCGGTCCAAATCTCTCAAGAACTGCCTGAAGTGTAACCGCACTGAAGGATTTTGAGAGGACTGTAAACCGAACTTGGTACCGAGGTAGCAAATGTTTCGTGGAAATCACCCGACGCGCGTGGACGAGAAGGGCCGGCTGAAGCTGCCGGCTGCGTTCAAGCACCGTGTGGACGAGTTCTACAAGGCGAACGACTTCTTCATTACGAGCAAGGATGGAAAGCGTGCCGAACTCTGGCCGCTGCAGGAGTGGGAAAAGATCGAAGCGAAGGTGGCGTTGATCCCGCAGATGAATCCGCTGCGAAAGCGGTTCCTGGAGCTAACCAGCTACTGGGGCCAGATGGCGGAGATGGACGGGCAGGGCAGGTTGTTGATTCATCCACGGCTGCGGGAGTCGGCGCGGACGATTGGCGAGGTAGAGGTGGTCGGGATGCAGGTGTATCTCGATGTGGTCAACAGTGAAGGATTCAAGTCGGAGCTGGCACCGATGTCGGAAGCGGAGCAGATGGCGCTCTCCGAGTTTGGACTGTAGTTGGACGAGGATGATTTTCAAGAAGGTGCGAAGTTTACTCCCCAGGGAGAGCGCGTGGTGCAGAAATCGCAGCATGTGCCGGTTCTTTTAGAAGACGCATTGGAGTATCTGAATGTGCGGCCGGGCGGCGTGGTGGTTGACGCGACGCTGGGGCTGGCGGGGCACTCTTCGGCAATTGCGAGGAGGCTGGGCGGTAAGGGCAGGTTGATCTGCTTTGACCGTGACCCGCAGGCAATGGAGTTGGCCAGGGCAAAGCTCGATGAGTTGAAGGACGAGCTTGGCGACGAGATGCCAGAGGTGGTGTATGAGCCACGGGCGTTCTCGGAGGCAGCGAGCCAGATCAAGGCAGGAAGCCTGGATGGTTTGCTGGCGGACTTCGGGGTGAGCAGCCTGCAGCTGGATGAGGCGCACAGAGGATTCAGTTTTCGGCACGAAGGTCCACTTGATATGCGGATGGATACGCGCAGTGGAGAGACGGCCGAGCAAGTGGTAAATCAGGAAGACGAAAACGAACTCGCCGACCTGATTTACGAATTTGGAGACGAAAGGAGATCGCGGAGAATCGCCAGAGCCATTGTGCGGGCCCGGCCTATATCGACGACAGCGGAACTAGCTCGAGTGATATCGGCCGCGGCCCCATCAATGAAAGGTGACAAGATCCATCCGGCGACGAAGACCTTTCAGGCACTCCGAATTCGAGTGAATGATGAATTGGGAGAGATACAGCGGCTGCTTGAGAGCGCCCCCTCCCTGCTGAAACGAGGGGGACGGCTGGTGTTGATCAGCTTCCATTCGCTGGAGGACAGATTGGTGAAAGATTCGTTTCGTGAGGCTGGTCGGAACAAGGTGTTTGAGGTGTTGACGAAGAAGCCGGTGGTGGCTGAGGAGCAAGAGGCTATGCGGAATCCTCGATCGCGCAGTGCTAAGTTGAGGGCGGCGGAGAAGCTTTAGAGTTTTGTAACTGACGAAGTGCCAAGTTTAGCGGTACAAGTGATCGGGCCGGGATTGTCCCACCTTCTTTCAGGCGAAAGACAATCAGATTCAAAAAGTCCCTTCCTCATTAGCGATCCCGGTCCGATCGTACTTTGAGGAACGGCAAGTTTCAGCAGGGCAGCCCGGGGCGACGGGTGACAGGAGCAGACAATGGCGACGATGGCGATAGCGACGGGGATGATGGCGGGACAGGCGGCGAGCAGTTCGCGTGCTGTTCGAGGACGTGCGGAGACCCTGGCAGAGCGGAATCGTCGTCTGTACGACGAGCAACGCAAGGCTCGCCGCGGGCCGGCGCTCGAAGTCTTCTTTGCAAAGCACATCGACAACAGCCGCATTGTGAAGGCGAACGATCCGGAGCGGCAGCGCGAGATGCGCAGCTTCACGATGGCGATGAGTGTGTTGTTCATGCTGGTGATGGTCTATGTGTGGCAGCACTTCACGGCGATTGAGGTTGGGTATCACGTTGAGTCGCAGAAGGTGCAGGTAGAGCAGTTGCGGGAGCAGAATCGCGAGCTTCGGCTGAGCGAGGCACAGTTGACTGATCCGGGCCGGATCGATCGCATGGCGAAGCAGCTTGGGCTTGATGCTCCTGAACCGGGCCAGGTGGTTCGACCGGATGGCAGCGACGGCAGCGCACCGGTGATGGCGCAGGCTTCCGCACCAACGGTACCGACGTACTAGTTTCTCAACGACAACGACAGCAGGAAGATAGCAGGAAGCAGCGATGAAGCAGGCGCCACCACGGCAGAATCTGACCGCTCCGATACGGAGGATCCGCTTCGCCTACGTGGCGCTTTTCTTCTGTTTCTGGACGGGCATTATCGGCTTGCGGCTGGTGTGGCTGCAGGTGGTTCGACACGGACACTATGTCCATACAGCGGCGCTGCAGCAGCAGAGCGGCTTCCTGGTTGCGCCTCGGCGTGGACTGCTGTACGACCGCAACCTCCGCGAATTGGCGATGACGGTTTCGGTGGATAGCGTCTTTGCGATTCCGTCGGAGTTGGGGGACAACAAGGAGAGTGCGGCGGAGCTGCTGGCGGAGATCGTGCATGCGGATCCAGCTGACAGCTTTACGTCGAAGCAGCAGATGCTGGCGCGGTTCAATGCGTCGCACGGCTTTGCGTGGGTGGCGCGCAAGCTTGATCCGGAGACGATCACGCGTGTCCGCGAATTGAATCTGAAGGGCGTTTACTTTCAGAAGGAGTTCAAGCGGTTTTACCCGAACGGCGATCTCGCGGCGCAGGTGCTGGGGTATGTTGGCACGGATGATAATGGGCTCGGCGGCCTTGAGTTGCGGTTCGATGACGAGATGCATGGTGCGCCGGGGCACATGATTACGGCGCTCGACGCGAAGCGGCATGTGCTCGGGAGCGATGAGATTCAGCCGATGCCGGGCGAAAACCTTGTGCTGTCGATCGACGCTAATATTCAGTACATCGCCGAGCGTGCGCTTGACGCGCAGGTCGAGAAGATGAAGGCGCTGCACGGGACGGTCGTTGTTCAGGACCCGCATACCGGGCAGATTCTGGCGCTGGCTATCTCGCCTCGATTCAATCCAAATGACCAGCGGCACATGGATGCGAGTGTCTTGACGAACCTGGCCGTGAGCGATGTGTATGAGCCAGGATCGACCTTTAAACTGGTCACGTATTCTGCGGCGCTCGATGGTGCAGGTGTCGAACCTACGGACATTGTTGATTGCCAGGGCGGCGCAATGACGATGTACGGCA
Coding sequences:
- a CDS encoding DUF3298 domain-containing protein, which codes for MRWGQSSIRLTVEAGLRRVVVGLMVGLLAHAASGASFDCKKAVRPKEKAICADADLGKVDEEVAAAYRVARRKVSPAAAALMLGDQREWLRWLSTVCDAARSVDAKKLAGCLVGPYRERAEVLEKAVLKRGETMFFTRTMYLAGADMSGEESGAPAFPGFGTMEADWVQADSAEAGWGVWNAAVERWAHEAFGDKGQPWRNEQAAGADGSVSVTLAQMTPDRVSVLVVQDSMGHGAAHPMEYAEEIHWLWKEQRELRADDVFRAGSGWRQVIARRCWAALQEEPGADELLIKSSHEKSFLTQVGSPRNWTLDRKGLTVSFQEYSVSPRAAPAPDVLVPWAALKPYVVPAFFPVR
- the dxs gene encoding 1-deoxy-D-xylulose-5-phosphate synthase; the protein is MSNFLETIHSPADVKKLSLTELEGLAAEIRERLIVSVAKTGGHIGPNLGVVELTIAMHYVFDTPTDSFVFDVSHQAYVHKLLTGRESQFHTIRQPGGLNGFMLRTESEHDSYGAGHAGTALSAALGMAVARDMSGGSEHIVALAGDAAFTNGISFEALNNIAAQTKRLIVVLNDNAWSIDKNVGAIAEYFHKIVTNPTLNSLHDRAAGLLERFGGKTVRHVARKAEEAAKGLIGPGMLFEEFGLSYFGPLDGHNLPLLIETFKFLKQQNKPVVLHAITQKGKGFEPAITMQKKFHGLGPYDAQTGETKPAGQKTYSEVFAESLTKLANGNDKVVAITAAMPNGTALDLFRPHHPKRYFDVGIAEEHAVIFAAGMATKGYKPFCAIYSTFLQRAFDQIVHDVCLQNLPVVFCMDRGGLSGDDGPTHHGLFDISYLRSVPNLIHMVPKDEDELADMMYTAMLHEGPSAIRYPRGVGPGTVVKAQPVALAIGRAEVIAEPEHVEVAIFGLGAMLPEAVRLAAMLEREGFAAAVINPRFAKPVDRECVGDFGGRCGLVVTLEDHVLAGGFGSAVLETLNALELTVPVVRVGWPDEFIEHGKVEILREKYGLTAEAALAKARPYLAAMESRKLAVR
- a CDS encoding SRPBCC family protein, which produces MRYHFQSEQWLPYPVEHVFRFFSDPANLPRLMPDWQKARIDKATLTPAPAHPSNIPGTPVAGKGSRILLSFHPVPFAPIRLKWDAEIDEFAWNDHFCDLQLTGPFAYWHHCHHVSAETRDNIVGTLLRDDLHYEVPLGPLGVFANWLAVSGQIRSAFAFRHRRTAELLQEISA
- a CDS encoding fasciclin domain-containing protein, which gives rise to MKKSLLASVAVAALAITTLSASAQKDPMVGGAPMYSNKTVVENASTAPNLTTLVAAVKAAGLVETLSGPGPFTVFAPTNDAFAKLPAGTVDTLVKPESKDTLTKILTYHVVAGKISSKQLMKMIKKGGGKATLKTVQGEDLTATMSGSSIMLTDAKGGMSTITTADVFQSNGVAHIIDTVLMP
- a CDS encoding DUF2127 domain-containing protein; the protein is MDAADKLEVPKHDADLPTSDTPPTAHGPRDRGLWLIGLFKLSKSVFFFGLGMGALHFLHKDLGDEVVRLAAALKFDPESRFVSVMLDKVDLIDAHRLRQISLATFSYSGLALTEGIGLMLEKVWAEYLTLILTISFLPWELYELARRPDWFRLGLLVINLAVLAYIIWLLQRKKLLNATTSSAVK
- a CDS encoding division/cell wall cluster transcriptional repressor MraZ — encoded protein: MFRGNHPTRVDEKGRLKLPAAFKHRVDEFYKANDFFITSKDGKRAELWPLQEWEKIEAKVALIPQMNPLRKRFLELTSYWGQMAEMDGQGRLLIHPRLRESARTIGEVEVVGMQVYLDVVNSEGFKSELAPMSEAEQMALSEFGL
- the rsmH gene encoding 16S rRNA (cytosine(1402)-N(4))-methyltransferase RsmH — encoded protein: MQKSQHVPVLLEDALEYLNVRPGGVVVDATLGLAGHSSAIARRLGGKGRLICFDRDPQAMELARAKLDELKDELGDEMPEVVYEPRAFSEAASQIKAGSLDGLLADFGVSSLQLDEAHRGFSFRHEGPLDMRMDTRSGETAEQVVNQEDENELADLIYEFGDERRSRRIARAIVRARPISTTAELARVISAAAPSMKGDKIHPATKTFQALRIRVNDELGEIQRLLESAPSLLKRGGRLVLISFHSLEDRLVKDSFREAGRNKVFEVLTKKPVVAEEQEAMRNPRSRSAKLRAAEKL
- a CDS encoding FtsB/FtsL family cell division protein, with amino-acid sequence MATMAIATGMMAGQAASSSRAVRGRAETLAERNRRLYDEQRKARRGPALEVFFAKHIDNSRIVKANDPERQREMRSFTMAMSVLFMLVMVYVWQHFTAIEVGYHVESQKVQVEQLREQNRELRLSEAQLTDPGRIDRMAKQLGLDAPEPGQVVRPDGSDGSAPVMAQASAPTVPTY